The following coding sequences lie in one Equus przewalskii isolate Varuska chromosome 25, EquPr2, whole genome shotgun sequence genomic window:
- the ALKBH1 gene encoding nucleic acid dioxygenase ALKBH1 isoform X1 — protein sequence MGKMSAAVGSVATLAAEPGEDAFRKLFRFYRQSRPGTADLGAVIDFSAAHAARGPGPEAHKVVRSQLSLSSVSDHDAHRAGLQPVSKWRAYGLEGYPGFIFIPNPFLPGYQWHWVKQCLKLYSQKPNVCNLDKHMTEEQTQDLWEQSKEFLRCKEVNKRRPRSLLEKLRWVTLGYHYNWDSKKYSADHYTPFPSDLAFLSEQVAAACGFQGFRAEAGILNYYRLDSTLGIHVDRSELDHSRPLLSFSFGQSAIFLLGGLKRDEAPTAMFMHSGDIMVMSGFSRLLNHAVPRVLPSPTGESLPCCLETPLPADLPGDSVVEPCSVEDWQVCASYLKTARVNMTVRQVLATDQDFPLEPMEENKRDITSEGVCRLDDENSQVKRARLNPDS from the exons ATGGGGAAGATGTCGGCGGCCGTGGGTTCAGTGGCGACGCTGGCGGCGGAGCCGGGGGAGGATGCCTTTCGGAAGCTTTTCCGCTTCTACCGACAGAGCCGCCCCGGGACCGCAGACCTGGGAGCGGTTATCGACTTCTCGGCGGCCCACGCAGCCCGCGGCCCGGGCCCCGAGGCCCACAAG GTGGTCAGATCTCAGCTAAGTTTGTCCTCAGTGAGTGACCATGATGCACACAGAGCAGGACTTCAGCCGGTCAGCAAGTGGCGAGCCTATGGACTCGAAGGCTATCCTG GATTTATTTTTATCCCAAACCCCTTCCTCCCAGGTTACCAGTGGCACTGGGTAAAGCAGTGCCTTAAGTTATATTCCCAGAAACCCAACGTTTGTAACCTGGACAAACACATGACTGAAGAACAGACCCAAGATCTGTGGGAACAGAGCAAAGAGTTTCTGAG GTGTAAAGAAGTGAATAAACGGAGACCCCGAAGTTTACTAGAGAAACTGCGCTGGGTGACCCTAGGCTACCACTATAACTGGGACAGTAAG AAATACTCAGCAGATCACTATACACCTTTCCCTTCTGACCTGGCTTTCCTCTCAGAGCAAGTGGCTGCTGCCTGTGGGTTTCAGGGTTTCCGAGCCGAAGCAGGGATCCTTAATTACTACCGATTAGACTCCACGCTGGGGATCCACGTCGACAGATCTGAGCTGGATCACTCCAGACCGCTGCTGTCGTTCAG CTTTGGACAGTCTGCCATCTTTCTCCTGGGTGGCCTCAAAAGAGATGAAGCCCCCACAGCCATGTTTATGCACAGTGGTGACATCATGGTAATGTCAGGTTTCAGCCGCCTGTTGAACCATGCAGTCCCAAGGGTCCTTCCAAGTCCAACGGGGGAAAGCCTGCCTTGCTGCCTAGAGACACCTCTCCCGGCTGACCTCCCTGGAGATTCAGTGGTAGAGCCCTGTTCTGTGGAAGACTGGCAGGTGTGCGCCAGCTACTTGAAAACCGCTCGTGTTAACATGACTGTCCGACAGGTGCTGGCCACAGACCAGGACTTCCCTTTGGAACCCATGGAGGAGAATAAAAGAGACATCACCTCAGAAGGTGTCTGCCGTTTGGATGACGAGAATAGCCAAGTAAAACGAGCTAGGTTAAACCCTGACAGCTGA
- the ALKBH1 gene encoding nucleic acid dioxygenase ALKBH1 isoform X2 — translation MEIKKSNIRGDRENRKNHKYSVVRSQLSLSSVSDHDAHRAGLQPVSKWRAYGLEGYPGFIFIPNPFLPGYQWHWVKQCLKLYSQKPNVCNLDKHMTEEQTQDLWEQSKEFLRCKEVNKRRPRSLLEKLRWVTLGYHYNWDSKKYSADHYTPFPSDLAFLSEQVAAACGFQGFRAEAGILNYYRLDSTLGIHVDRSELDHSRPLLSFSFGQSAIFLLGGLKRDEAPTAMFMHSGDIMVMSGFSRLLNHAVPRVLPSPTGESLPCCLETPLPADLPGDSVVEPCSVEDWQVCASYLKTARVNMTVRQVLATDQDFPLEPMEENKRDITSEGVCRLDDENSQVKRARLNPDS, via the exons atggaaattaagaaaagtaaCATAAGAGGGGACCGGGAAAACAGGAAGAATCACAAGTATAGc GTGGTCAGATCTCAGCTAAGTTTGTCCTCAGTGAGTGACCATGATGCACACAGAGCAGGACTTCAGCCGGTCAGCAAGTGGCGAGCCTATGGACTCGAAGGCTATCCTG GATTTATTTTTATCCCAAACCCCTTCCTCCCAGGTTACCAGTGGCACTGGGTAAAGCAGTGCCTTAAGTTATATTCCCAGAAACCCAACGTTTGTAACCTGGACAAACACATGACTGAAGAACAGACCCAAGATCTGTGGGAACAGAGCAAAGAGTTTCTGAG GTGTAAAGAAGTGAATAAACGGAGACCCCGAAGTTTACTAGAGAAACTGCGCTGGGTGACCCTAGGCTACCACTATAACTGGGACAGTAAG AAATACTCAGCAGATCACTATACACCTTTCCCTTCTGACCTGGCTTTCCTCTCAGAGCAAGTGGCTGCTGCCTGTGGGTTTCAGGGTTTCCGAGCCGAAGCAGGGATCCTTAATTACTACCGATTAGACTCCACGCTGGGGATCCACGTCGACAGATCTGAGCTGGATCACTCCAGACCGCTGCTGTCGTTCAG CTTTGGACAGTCTGCCATCTTTCTCCTGGGTGGCCTCAAAAGAGATGAAGCCCCCACAGCCATGTTTATGCACAGTGGTGACATCATGGTAATGTCAGGTTTCAGCCGCCTGTTGAACCATGCAGTCCCAAGGGTCCTTCCAAGTCCAACGGGGGAAAGCCTGCCTTGCTGCCTAGAGACACCTCTCCCGGCTGACCTCCCTGGAGATTCAGTGGTAGAGCCCTGTTCTGTGGAAGACTGGCAGGTGTGCGCCAGCTACTTGAAAACCGCTCGTGTTAACATGACTGTCCGACAGGTGCTGGCCACAGACCAGGACTTCCCTTTGGAACCCATGGAGGAGAATAAAAGAGACATCACCTCAGAAGGTGTCTGCCGTTTGGATGACGAGAATAGCCAAGTAAAACGAGCTAGGTTAAACCCTGACAGCTGA